A portion of the Toxoplasma gondii ME49 chromosome VIIb, whole genome shotgun sequence genome contains these proteins:
- a CDS encoding hypothetical protein (encoded by transcript TGME49_261510~Signal peptide predicted by SignalP 2.0 HMM (probability 0.954) with cleavage site probability 0.365 at residue 70), producing MASRLRPSSPGLLIPRPWSPRSSLLSSFLSAPSSSLSSSSSLSSSSSLSSSSSLSSSSSLVSSLSALSSSSPYPVPRLCRTHPRRPSLPPSSPSPEAACRFSPVSPHSLRSAFLRQAVCGDRSVTTVSATVCAAHPRVSDSLSSAAAVTSSLVSRSSHCLSSSQSFLLSPSHPSLSGTRTEQWSATRCMRSVSLGSHARFSSLLSPALCGARDRSQAASLLLTRCFSSGLPNTKRRIRDPFWRRSGWWRWRQQEVKAMNRSRAFRRHLFPRFTTETVSFVDAAEAEAKRFKEIVAETGRYPGQTVNFFVPKVEGAKLDPFAALPSRQKRLKLRRKAVREAEEAEKAREDADFVWRGKGGGRVWEERKANIPLGKKKLLLYCTIIKGLQITDAIDWLSSLCLHRVNYLLNLLNASRKKIHEQGGDISRVYVESYMLNIQGQIKRPQFRLRMVNLIKTWKFAVVLRFREYPMDEYFHKLFILKHVPRSLTTDMRLALAGQRVGLHAVRDWYPFLDSKTRFFHRKRLKWLDRTRQFDYCLARRVFKSKYEENCRRRKIQVLQARGASDAVIEEANL from the exons ATGGCAAGCCGCCTTCGCCCCTCCTCTCCGGGGCTTCTCATACCTCGACCCTGGtcgcctcgttcttctcttctctcttcttttctttctgctccttcgtcttctctctcgtcttcttcttctctctcgtcttcttcttctctctcgtcttcttcttctctctcgtcttcttcttctctcgtgtcttctctctctgctttgtcgtcttcttctccatatCCAGTGCCCAGGCTGTGTCGCACCCATCctcgtcgtccttctctccctccttcgtctccttccccgGAGGCTGCCTGTCGgttttctcccgtttctcctcATTCTCTCCGTTCGGCTTTTCTCCGCCAAGCTGTGTGCGGCGACAGGAGTGTGACAACAGTGTCGGCGACCGTCTGCGCAGCGCATCCTCGTGTCTCGgattctctttcctccgcaGCTGCCGTGACgtcctccctcgtctccagGTCTTCtcactgtctctcctcttctcagtctttcctcctctctccctcgcatCCTTCGCTTTCCGGGACTCGGACTGAACAGTGGAGTGCGAcgagatgcatgcgcagcgtTTCTCTTGGAAGCCatgctcgcttctcttctctgctttctcccgcCCTCTGCGGTGCTCGAGACAGAAGCCaggccgcttctctcctcctcactcgctgcttctcctctggaCTCCCAAATACGAAAAGAC gGATTCGCGACCCGTTTTGGCGTCGCTCCGGTTGGTGGCGGTGGCGGCAGCAGGAAGTGAAGGCGATGAATCGGAGCCGCGCGTTTCGCCGGCACCTGTTTCCGCGTTTCacgacggagacagtctcCTTCGTGGACGCtgcggaggcggaggcgaagcgctTCAAGGAGATCGTCGCGGAGACCGGGCGCTACCCCGGTCAGACGGTGAATTTCTTTGTTCCAAAAGTCGAAGGCGCGAAGCTGGATCCGTTCGCGGCGTTGCCgagcagacagaagcgacTGAAGCTGAGGCGCAAAGCTGTgcgagaagccgaggaggcggagaaggcgagggaagaCGCTGACTTTGTCTGGCGAGGCAAGGGAGGCGGGCGCGTCTGGGAGGAACGGAAGGCGAACATCCCgctggggaagaagaagctgctgctCTACTGCACCATCATCAAAGGCTTGCAGATTACCGACGCCATCGACTGGCTGTCCTCGCTCTGTCTGCACCGGGTCAACTACTTACTGAATCTCCTGAACGCGTCGCGGAAGAAGATCCACGAGCAGGGCGGAGACAtctctcgggtgtacgtgGAGAGCTACATGCTGAACATCCAAGGCCAGATCAAGAGACCGCAGTTCAGGCTGCGCATGGTGAACTTGATCAAGACCTGGAAGTTCGCCGTCGTCCTCAGATTCCGAGAATATCCCATGGACGAATACTTTCACAAACTGTTCATCCTCAAACACGTCCCCAGGAGCCTCACCACCGACATGCGGCTCGCCCTCGCCGGCCAACGCGTCGGGCTGCACGCTGTGCGGGACTGGTACCCTTTCCTCGACAGCAAAACGCGCTTCTTCCACAGAAAG agACTGAAGTGGCTAGATCGAACGCGGCAATTCGACTACTGCCTGGCTCGGCGAGTCTTCAAGAGCAAGTACGAAGAAAATTGTCGCCGGCGAAAGATCCAAGTCCTgcaggcgagaggcgcgtcCGACGCCGTCATCGAAGAAGCAAACCTCTGA
- a CDS encoding hydrolase (encoded by transcript TGME49_261500), producing MGISSSNLGDAILFPAPASSYATQLPGLLWIEEDFKPKVPRGSLSAEAVAEQEAVHRQERAKQRLFPAFFIEAPGGESQCTILYWHGNSCDLGQIYEEMDVLSKFLNAHVLAIEFPGYGLAPPLNGPGPEDLAAAAIRAESSGEAAPRRTTSGLAKNQMGELINKWSRSAFNFLIWLGVAPASVICFGRSIGTGPASYLAAALAEENVHIGGVVLHAPYITVHKIVQEYASLGTWLISNHWSNAANLEKMGAASCPLLIVHGLDDEVIPTSHGRRLFEAYKSEKKEGFFPADSSHNSYYIIDDLGKPMETFLQDKSLAANAPAVRVSIPAYVREAPVWQLQTLEASGASPAAEAASATSAASAALSSLPSSPVSPERLAEAKEALEDSQSPATEAVVEASRGGPAVVAATTHAVDRSNSALGNLIATATGSKGGQRDVALTHGQRERDENAQKDSEDGLAASRRFSHILESGLFSKGSLDEIRGEALREVTRDGTENAHTS from the exons ATGGGCATTTCATCGAGCAATCTGGGGGATGCGATCCTCTTCCCTGCTCCGGCTTCTTCG TACGCCACTCAGCTTCCCGGCCTGCTGTGGATCGAAGAAGATTTCAAGCCCAAGGTTCCCCGCGGGAGTCTCTCTGCGGAGGCGGTGGCGGAGCAAGAAGCCGTCCACCGGCAAGAAcgcgcgaagcagagactgTTCCCCGCCTTCTTCATCGAGGCTCCTGGCGGGGAGAGTCAGTGCACCATCCTCTACTGGCATG GCAACTCTTGCGACCTTGGACAGATCTACGAAGAGATGGATGTCCTCTCGAAGTTTCTCAACGCCCATGTGCTCGCAATCGAGTTTCCAG GCTACGGTCTGGCGCCTCCTCTGAATGGACCTGGACCTGAAGACCTCGCGGCGGCGGCCATCCGCGCAGAGAGTTCTGGCGAGGCTGCGCCCCGGCGCACAACTTCTGGACTCGCGAAAAATCAGATGGGGGAATTAATCAACAAGTGGAGTCGCTCGGCCTTCAACTTCCTCATCTGGTTGGGCGTCGCCCCCGCCAGTGTGATCTGCTTTGGCCGAAGCATCGGAACGG GCCCAGCGAGCTACTTGGCGGCGGCCTTGGCCGAGGAGAATGTTCACATTGGAGGCGtcgttctgcatgcgccctaCATCACTGTGCACAAGATCGTACAAG AATATGCTTCTCTCGGGACCTGGTTGATTTCAAATCACTGGAGCAACGCAGCGAACCTGGAGAAAATGGGGGCAGCCTCCTGTCCTCTTCTGATCGTCCACGGACTGGACGACGAGGTCATCCCCACCAGCCACGGCCGGAGACTCTTCGAAGCTTACAAatccgagaaaaaagagggatTCTTCCCTGCAGACTCCTCCCACAACAGCTACTACATCATCGAT GACCTAGGCAAGCCGATGGAGACGTTTCTGCAAGACAAGAGTTTGGCCGCGAATGCGCCTGCAGTGCGGGTCTCGATTCCTGCGTACGTGAGGGAGGCGCCGGTGTGGCAGCTCCAGACCCTTGAGGCTTCGGGGGCTTCGCCGGCCGCGGAAGCAGCTTCAGCGACTTCTGCAGCAAGTGCAGCTCTCTCGAGTttgccctcttctcccgtctctccagagagactggcagaggcgaaggaagcgcTCGAAGACTCTCAGTCGCCTGCGACAGAGGCGGTCGTTGAGGCCTCTCGCGGAGGCCCCGCGGTCGTGGCGGCGACGACGCATGCGGTCGACCGGAGCAACTCTGCTCTCGGAAACTTAATTGCCACAGCGACAGGGTCCAAGGGAGGCCAGCGAGACGTCGCACTCACACATGgtcagagagaacgcgacgagAACGCGCAGAAGGACTCTGAAGACGGCCTCGCCGCGTCCAGGCGTTTCTCGCACATACTCGAAAGCGGACTCTTCTCTAAAGGCTCTCTCGATGAAATCAGGGGTGAAGCGCTACGCGAGGTCACCCGAGACGGAACAGAAAACGCCCACACTTCATAA
- a CDS encoding hypothetical protein (encoded by transcript TGME49_261490) produces the protein MRKVVSALLHIFVFVLPHSLSFFPHFSEGLGEDPKEHREEHTRQKKRSRLERVLSVRLGLTRFRKNLFFAMADSRFGTRESPRTHSSRSSRPLSLSPPRGDTRPSSPYTFRGFPHGPSPHGPSPHGPSPHGPSPHGPSPRGSSPHGHSPHGPSPHGPSPHGHSPHGPCSGVSFGGAEVPPYPPSFPFAPYEEERKKGCVLTASKYSSTPLAPGRPFPCGRGGSAGPDAAFAYSSVSFPFQPLRRPGSTCTLRPSPSFLSEAAGGRGPSRREGDRDRDAWWSGETCPREGEKSRSRSVSNISSRSASSLSPPSSSSTSSGTFALAKNARGRKEPREREGRARGRGDTEEREAPPRPGPVVPVRLVSGPRREDATHGRRAEGRTEGRTEGNLGGQSEGNNARGGTESVASPSRPAGRGQGDAERRERETTRKGTRRRENEGNDTEKDEAGDMPPRHAAEDAGETASRKSEAADLAAKEANPASPEATQTQPGTRLSARVDKADLACTRGTASDSSSSSSSSFVCVKQAVDEVPGEAGDRSGSSHVAVGSRAPSLNAMASRRSGSPASKASSTSFLSECEAEDREGESNFRSASPVSVRRSRSPVSPFRGPVEPKARRHPFADRALPPRRASPNALDRRRVPFGGCMRPREGDSRSIIDFEASRHLNALPQTFSPGRRAPAPLHARQGLRGEAGLSRASSRSPSPLGSSERAESREREASRSLRKFGDPLDEAAAFPLRRLGLEARFEPETNSRFSSRDRDRRLEDERRRVGLHSAHAVQAFGAAGGYEEAPRSSSRERPIDERRRSVEDRSTSLGRDRPRKRPYACSLGSSFRECADEEQSRLREEERQFGSSRPFVRPLLPAEPGFGQSQSLPRIIPPPAFFPNFGLNSGSAFPAYSRLPPLLPSPDAGLSRFLACASSPDTRFGPARGDPREAERGRRDSGGLDRMEGRLEDCRDLDDPPRRPRASAYIRRRSTSPFRGSPASPVVLGREREDAFRDRRREEGDCGPHGFDEDERPGRRRREAGQAAAALPPLLPSPPYRSFSPARRRETLSGRGARSAQAKVEVAPCLLGRDGDTQPATRSARVNERSSRNRSPSACSYRSRSQASEASPRSTRRARGFLGSSAHAGPLRDAEEAGEMEREKAREKKRERERDSDGEFEREERRRPFERPRGARTLSLEKEEEERREGKKRESRRDEKDDGEDGGEGFQGRGRSRSLLSAVDPEGEAVPAASAGRWRGGRSENGGEEGRRSGQGCPDLERQRKASLSPFSTSSRDGRDRIRERQGRDRDEPSGSYGAERRGARGREKTRRQDTLWEGEGAPSGKDKLPWSGSRRSSLASLPDKERGREEARAREGRGREDKRGREDKRGREERRRRRLSSTGSELGGLASRSRRGSASSFVYERKEAKRRSSRSPSSASFISGAPVGRRAGEKERRLEGEIPSTRKKMERDRDSPEPHGRERDDAGRAARGRGDADERKKAREALEAKQTLEASETRLGAGDADGSRKRERTNVDGRTLRKRGKLDRLSSASLSSSCTAEDNARFARGFSRSPSVKSRGERRRRRSLEATAEPTSAFGASRQTGADRASLGRDEEAWTGSGRLPPQRPYLMIRRSGDEDELERTACRDGDTLETGETGTRKRLVARLREADRASRSQSRGPERPSGGGLAESRKGERRRHLLSPLRPESPERRPSSQRRLRESDDGEDAREGRSAFPRGRSRSFSGSRGEEKDSASRPGTLRRERAESGEERGRRGKQRDDFYHKRARTVSLSRSRSPPSPPSPEAARWSPVSFPRRFGHGGDASEERLSEERDRRQGAGFPSPSRADSQGSCLRMSTFRETGAPAERRLTSQGSTSRIHEEREELFLEQELLGEERERREGADGEKRGSRLCGAFLRRGSDGKRSARLLEEERPRERAAHANLSARHPGDSGFHEDGDEHSGVSPLARRLLDGWALRGGVPGGCEEGDRRQLAEGREDDGERSKMAERRRRFNELKLSSFSRRSKSPSACGEARGVGTREEVHRGRRHAEEETFIDGRDKERQLSDRRLEDRRRVAPEEQGLLGPPPDAPGFAPALGAFGSFSAFSFSHSSSAPPLLLRPPQAVLCPGSSSFDSFSPGPAGPSHGDLGTVAAGAALRPHSPSRPAPPPVPPLGSPVPALGSSRMHSQQSRGLREEEKERRRARTAFVSVSVVDICTGKVGKAEPRPPHAPAQDHKAFLRLFRARREANQRWAAAMRELRHREIFQGVAALESIERVNAELQWLSEAAQKLGAAAIGTRASPTSPPSCAAEASLSCGLPASLAFFSPSGSPVPSQPPALFPPETERSSKEGKERDGRRSKGEDAGGVEANERNGE, from the exons ATGCGCAAAgttgtctctgctcttctccacaTTTTCGTCTTTGTTCTCCCGCACTCGCTGTCGTTCTTCCCTCACTTCTCAGAGGGGCTCGGTGAAGACCCGAAAGAGCACCGAGAGGAACACaccagacagaagaagcggagtCGACTCGAGCGAGTCCTCTCGGTCCGACTGGGCTTGACGAGGTTCCGGAAGaatctcttcttcgcaatg gcGGACTCGCGTTTCGGGACGCGAGAGTCTCCACGAACCcactcttctcgttcttcgcgacccctctcgctgtctccgccgagaggagacacgcgccCGTCGTCGCCGTACACCTTTCGGGGCTTTCCACATGGGCCTTCCCCACATGGGCCTTCCCCACATGGGCCTTCCCCACATGGGCCTTCCCCACATGGGCCTTCTCCACGTGGGTCTTCCCCACATGGGCATTCCCCACATGGGCCTTCTCCACATGGGCCTTCTCCACATGGGCATTCCCCACATGGGCCTTgctccggtgtctccttcggaGGCGCGGAGGTGCCGCCGTACCctccctcttttcctttcgcgccgtacgaagaagagcggaagaaagGGTGTGTTCTGACAGCGAGCAAGTACTCCAGCACCCCACTCGCGCCTGGAAGGCCCTTCCCGTGCGGGCGAGGCGGCTCTGCAGGCCCCGACGCGGCCTTCGCGtactcttctgtctcctttccctttCAGCCTCTTCGGCGCCCCGGGAGCACATGCACCCTGCgaccttctccctcgttcctctctgaAGCAGCCGGGGGGCGAGGCCCgagccgcagagaaggagacagagacagagacgcctgGTGGTCCGGCGAGACTTGcccgagagaaggcgaaaagagCAGAAG TCGCAGCGTGAGCAACATCAGTAGTCGCAGcgcgagttctctctctccgccttcttcttcgtccacttcttctggcaccttcgctctcgccaAGAACGCGCGCGGCCGGAAAGAACCACGAGAACGCGAGGGGCGAGccagagggcgaggagacaccgaggagagagaagcacctCCCCGGCCAGGGCCTGTCGTGCCTGTTCGTCTTGTCTCGGGTCCCCGACGAGAAGATGCAACTCACGGGAGGCGAGCGGAAGGCCGAACGGAAGGCCGAACGGAAGGAAACCTCGGAGGACAGAGTGAGGGGAACAACGCGAGAGGGGGGACGGAGTCTGtggcctcgccttctcggccCGCTGGTCGAGgacaaggagacgcagagcgacgcgagagagagacgactcGCAAGGGGACGCGGCGGCGGGAGAACGAAGGGAATgacacagagaaggacgaagccGGAGACATGCCACCACGGCATGCAGCTGAGGACGCCGGAGAGACTGCCTCGAGAAAATCTGAAGCAGCAGATCTCGCAGCGAAAGAGGCAAACCCCGCGAGTCCAGAGGCAACGCAGACGCAGCCTGGAACTCGCCTGTCGGCTCGTGTCGACAAGGCAGACTTAGCCTGTACTCGAGGCACCGCAAgtgactcttcttcgtcgtcttcctcttcttttgtgtgtgtgaaaCAAGCGGTCGACGAGGTGCCTGGCGAGGCAGGCGACCGATCTGGGTCTTCTCATGTCGCTGTGGGGTCGAGGGCTCCTTCGCTAAATGCCATGGCGTCTCGTCGTTCAGGGTCTCCAGCGTCGAAGGCCTCTTCcacttcctttctctcggagTGCGAAgccgaagacagagaaggggagTCGAACTTCCGTTCGGCCtcacctgtctctgtccGTCGCTCGCGGTCTCCGGTTTCACCCTTCCGCGGGCCGGTAGAGCCCAAGGCTCGGCGACACCCCTTCGCCGACCGCGCGCTTCCCCCGCGGCGGGCCTCTCCCAATGCCCTCGACAGGAGACGCGTACCGTTCGGGGGCTGCATGCGGCCGCGGGAGGGTGACTCTCGGAGTATCATCGATTTCGAGGCGTCGCGCCATCTGAACGCCCTCCCTCAAACCTTCTCCCCAGGCCGAAGGGCACCGgctccgctgcatgcgcgccagGGCCTGCGGGGCGAGGctggtctctctcgcgcgtcctcgcggtcgccgtctccgctgGGGAGCTCCGAGCGAGCAGAGTCGCGGGAGCGAGAGGCCTCTCGGTCGCTGCGGAAGTTTGGGGACCCACTCGACGAAGCGGCTGCGTTCCCGCTGCGGAGACTGGGCCTGGAGGCGAGGTTTGAACCTGAGACAAACTCGAGGTTCTCCTCGCGGGACCGCGACCGCAGACTCGAAGACGAACGCCGACGCGTAGGCCTACactctgcgcatgcagtgcaaGCATTTGGGGCTGCTGGAGGGTACGAAGAGGCgccgcgctcttcttctcgcgagaGACCTATCGACGAGCGCCGGCGGAGTGTGGAGGATCGCTCGACTTCTCTGGGGAGAGACCGGCCGCGGAAGAGACcatacgcatgcagcctTGGATCGAGTTTCCGCGAATGTGCTGACGAGGAACAAAGTCGCCtcagagaggaggagcgaCAGTTTGGGTCCTCACGCCCGTTTGTACGGCCTCTCCTGCCTGCAGAGCCTGGATTCGGTCAGTCTCAAAGTCTCCCGCGCATCATCCCGCCCCCCGCGTTCTTCCCCAACTTTGGGCTGAACAGCGGAAGCGCGTTCCCCGCCTACTCGCGACTGCCGCCTCTCCTGCCGTCGCCAGACGCCGGACTCAGTCGCTTCCTCGCATGCGCCAGTTCGCCAGACACACGCTTCGGACCTGCGCGCGGAGACcctcgagaagcagaacgcgGCAGGCGAGACTCGGGCGGACTGGACCGGATGGAAGGCCGACTCGAAGACTGCAGAGACCTGGACGATCCGCCGAGGCGCCCGAGGGcttcggcttatattcggagacGCTCAACCTCGCCTTTCCGGGGCTCGCCTGCGTCGCCCGTTGTGCTGGGCAGGGAGCGGGAGGACGCGTTCCGGGACcggaggagggaggagggaGATTGCGGGCCGCATGGCttcgacgaggacgagagaccgggaagaaggcgaagagaagcaggacaGGCTGCGGCTGCGCTGCCTCCGCTGCTGCCCTCACCGCCGTACAGGAGTTTCTCGCCTGCGAGACGCCGGGAAACGCTGAGCGGTCGAGGAGCCAGGAGCGCCCAGGCGAAGGTCGAAGTAGCGCCTTGTCTCCTTGGccgcgacggagacacccagCCGGCAACGCGGTCTGCACGAGTCAACGAGCGCAGCAGCAGAAACCGGTCGCCCTCGGCCTGCTCTTATCGGAGCCGGTCGCAGGCCTCTGAAGCGTCGCCGAGAAGCACCCGCAGAGCCCGGGGCTTCCTTGGGTCTTCCGCGCATGCGGGACCGttgcgagacgcagaagaagccggcgaaatggagagagagaaggctcgagagaagaagcgagagcgggagagagacagcgatgGAGAgttcgagagagaggaaagaagaaggccttTCGAGAGGCCGAGGGGTGCCCGCACCTTGtctctggagaaagaagaagaggaacggagagagggcaaaaagcgagagtcgaggcgagacgagaaagacgacggagaagacggaggagaaggctTTCagggacgaggacgaagccgCAGTCTCCTCTCGGCAGTCGACCCGGAAGGCGAGGCGGTGCCGGCCGCGTCCGCGGGCCGGtggcgaggaggaagaagcgagaacgggggagaggaaggccgGAGAAGCGGCCAAGGGTGTCCGGAcctcgagagacaaaggaaggcttctctgtctccgttttcaaCTTCGTCACGAGACGGCCGAGACAGAATCCGCGAGCGACAAGgccgagacagagatgaACCGTCGGGGTCCTACGGTGCGGAGCGACGCGGCGCGAGAGGtcgcgaaaaaacgaggagacaagacacCTTGTGGGAGGGCGAGGGGGCACCCTCCGGAAAAGACAAGCTACCTTGGTCTGGTTCACGGAGGTCCTCCCTCGCTTCACTACCTGACAAagaacgaggcagagaagaagcgcgagcaagagaaggacgaggacgagaagacaaacgaggaagagaagacaagcgaggaagagaagagaggagacgtcGGCGGCTGTCGAGCACAGGAAGCGAGTTGGGAGGCCTTGCGAGTCGAAGCAGACGGggatctgcttcttcctttgtttatgagagaaaagaagctaAGCGTCGTTCGTCTCGGTCACCGTCATCTGCGTCTTTCATTTCGGGAGCCCCAGTCGGCCGCcgcgcgggagagaaagaacggagaCTCGAGGGAGAGATTCCAtccacgaggaagaagatggagcgcgacagagacagtccAGAGCCTCATGGAAGAGAGCGCGACGACGCCGGGCGGGCGGCGCGGGggcgaggcgacgcagacgagcgaaagaaggcgagagaggcgctggAAGCGAAACAGACTCTGGAGGCGTCCGAGACGCGGCTCGGCGCAGGCGATGCCGACGGATCCCGGAAGCGCGAGCGAACGAACGTCGACGGGAGGACGttgaggaagcgaggaaaactcgacagactttcctccgcgtcgctttcttcgtcgtgtACAGCTGAAGACAACGCGCGATTCGCGAGGGGCTTCTCCCGATCGCCGTCTGTGAAaagccgaggagagaggcgaagacggagaagttTGGAGGCGACCGCCGAGCCTACGTCTGCTTTTGGCGCTTCACGACAAACTGGCGCGGACCGAGCTTCTCttggaagagacgaggaagcgtgGACGGGCAGCGGCCGTCTCCCGCCCCAGCGGCCGTACTTGATGATTCGCCGaagcggcgacgaagacgagttGGAgcggactgcatgcagggacgGAGACACTTTGGAGACGGGCGAGACAGGGACGAGAAAGCGGCTCGTCGCACGCCTTAGAGAGGCAGACCGGGCATCCCGCTCGCAGTCGCGAGGGCCGGAAAGGCCGTCAGGCGGCGGTCTCGCGGAGTccaggaagggagagagacggagacacttgTTATCGCCTTTGCGTCCTGAGTCTCCGGAGCGCCGCCCTTCCTCGCAGCGAAGActgcgagagagcgacgacggagaagacgcaagagagggaagaagcgcgtTTCCTCGGGGGCGCTCGCGGTCTTTTTCAGGctcgcgaggcgaagaaaaagacagcgCGAGTCGCCCAGGCACTTTGCGCAGGGAGAGAGCGGAGTCAGGAGAGGAGCGAGggcgacgaggaaagcagagagatgACTTTTATCACAAGCGAGCGCGAACggtttcgctgtctcggtCTCGGAGTCCGCCCTCCCCCCCGTCACCGGAGGCCGCTCGGTGgtcgcctgtctcgtttCCACGTCGCTTTGGACATggaggcgacgcgagcgaagagcggctctcagaagagcgagacagacgacaaGGTGCAGGCTTCCCCTCGCCGTCTCGTGCTGACTCGCAGGGCTCCTGCCTGCGGATGTCGACCTTCCGCGAGACCGGCGCTCCTGCCGAGCGTCGACTCACTTCTCAGGGATCCACCTCCCGCATTcacgaagagcgagaagagctcTTCCTCGAACAGGAGTTGCtcggtgaagagagagagcgcagagaggGCGCGGACGGCGAAAAGCGTGGGTCGCGGCTCTGCGGGGCCTttttgcggcgcggctccGACGGAAAGAGATCCGCGAGGCTcctggaagaagagcgaccTCGGGAACGCGCCGCACATGCAAACCTCTCGGCGCGGCACCCGGGAGACTCCGGATTCCACGAAGACGGCGACGAGCACTCGGGAGTGTCTCCGCTGGCTCGAAGGCTCCTGGACGGTTGGGCCCTGCGGGGCGGAGTCCCGGGAGGgtgcgaggaaggagaccgGAGACAGCTCGCAGAGGGTCGGGAAGATGACGGGGAGAGGTCGAAGATGGCCGAGCGCCGCCGGCGCTTCAACGAACTCAagctttcgtctttctcgcgccGGAGCAAGTCGCCGTCCGCATGCGGGGAGGCGCGCGGGGTGGGGACCCGCGAAGAGGTCCATCGCGGGCGCAGacacgcagaggaagagacctTCATTgacggcagagacaaagagcggCAACTGTCCGACAGAAGACTTGAGGACAGACGCAGAGTCGCCCCGGAGGAACAGGGCCTTCTAGGTCCCCCCCCTGACG CACCAGGCTTTGCTCCAGCCTTGGGCGCGTTTGGgtccttttctgcgttttccttctcgcacTCCTCGTCTGCGCCGCCCTTGCTCCTGCGTCCGCCGCAAGCGGTGCTTTGTCCGGGATCCTCCTCGTTCGATTCTTTCTCGCCAGGACCCGCAGGACCTTCTCACGGCGACTTGGGGACGGTCGCTGCTGGCGCGGCTCTGCGCCCACACTCGCCCTCTCGGCCTGCGCCGCCTCCGGTGCCTCCCCTGGGTTCGCCTGTTCCGGCGCTCGGCagttcgcgcatgcactcgcagCAGAGTCGCGGCTTgcgtgaagaagaaaaggagaggcgacgcgcccGCACAGcctttgtgtctgtctccgtcgtggACATCTGCACTGGGAAGGTTGGAAAGGCCGAACCCAGGCCCCCACACGCTCCTGCGCAGGACCACAAGGCCTTTCTGCGCCTCTTCCGAGC gcGACGCGAGGCGAATCAAAGGTGGGCGGCGGCCATGCGTGAGCTGCGGCACCGCGAAATCTTCCAAGGCGTTGCGGCTCTGGAG TCGATTGAGCGTGTGAATGCGGAGTTGCAGTGGCTGAGTGAGGCTGCACAAAAGCTCGGAGCTGCTGCTATTGGAA CGCGAGCTTCACCCACATCGCCGCCTTCCTGCGCCGCcgaggcttctctctcttgtggtcttcctgcgtctctcgccttcttttctccgtccgGCTCGCCAGTGCCGAGCCAGCCCCCTGCCCTTTTTcctccggagacagagaggagctccaaagaagggaaggagagagacggacgcagatcgaaaggcgaagacgcgggaggcgtggaagcgaacgagaggaacGGCGAGTAA